The window GCCACCCGGGCAAAGGAGAGCAGTTGGCCGATCAGCCCGGCGGCCTGCCAGCTCAGCTTCGCAACCAATCCGAGGTAGCGTTGTGCCTTACCTTCCACGGTCATCTCCCGGAGCGCCAGCTCCGAGAAACCGATGATGGCGTTCAGAAGATTGTTGAAGTCATGGGCTACGCCGGCGGCCAACTGGCCTACAGCCCGCAGCTTCTCGCTCTTCAGGAGCGCTTCCTGAGTCCGTTTGAGCTCGTCCACAGTAGACTCGAGTTGGCGGGTGGCACGCCGCTGGGCTTCCATGAGGAAACCGTTTTGGATAGCCAGCGCCAACTCCCCGCTCACATGGGCGAATACCTCCAGTTCCCGCTTTCCATAGCTGTGAGGGGTGCAACTGTCCAGGCGAAGCACGCCAACCACCTGTCCTTGCGTAATGAGGGGTTGAAGTAAGCTGCACCTGACCCCTTCTTGCGCAAGACATCGTTCATCCTCGAAGGCCGCTTGCAGCGTGAGATCCGTCGCGAGGTGGGGCGTGCGATGGTCCAGCACCCAGCCCAGGGCCGTCCGCTCTGTCCGGGACCAGGCTGAGGGCTCCCTGGGTGCGAGAGGTGGTGCCACGACGGACCAGGCCATCTGAAGCTGCTCTCCCTGCTGTGTGAGAAGTTCCATTCGGTGGCAGAGGATGAGCGAGCGTGTTTCCTGGGCGAAGGACTCGAAGACAGTGTCCAGCTCGCTGGTCGAACTGATGGCCCGGCTGAGCCGATTAATGGCCTCCAACGTGATTACCTGCATACCCAACTTCTTTCTACCTACTCCCGTTTCATGCCTCACGAGCATAGGGTTTTAAAGTCTTAATCTCCGAAGGAAGAGAAAGCAGTGCCTTCATCACAATCCCCAAGCTCAGAGCCAGGACAATGATTGCGATAAGGAGATACAACGCCAGCACCCGCTCTGTCTTCGCATTCCGATGTCGCACTGCCTGTTCCGCTTATTGCTCGCCTTTGATGTAAAAGTTCACAAACGTAATCGGGCTCTTCATTACCCACCCGGCCCTCGTGTCTCGCGACGATCCCCTTAACTGCACGGTACGCCTCAGAATAACCATTTCAACCCCAGCAGAAACGTCCGCCCGGCCTCTTCCACCTTACGGCTCGTTGTGCCGTCGGCCGCCCTCTCTCGCTCGATTCTCTTCTCATCGGTCACGTTCTCGGCCTCGAACAACACAGCGACATTCTTGTAGATGCGTTGAGGTTGCTCGGCTTGTCTGTAATATCGCAGGCATGGAGGGTGAGGCGCGTATCCTGGCGCCTCATCGATTGTAGGGACCGACGTTTCCCGGTATTGAGCGTCGGCGACCCAACATCCGTTCTTAACCCACATACGAGTCTCCTTTTTTCCCGGATGAATCCGGGGATCAGGTGGCTCGCTGCCAGGAGTCGGATGTCGGCTCCGTGGTGGCTGGCTACTTAATTAGAGGCTTACTTCGTGAGAATCAATTTTCCATTGCGCGTGATACGCAAGACGTACTCCTGCCCTTCGTGAATGATCACGAGTTCCCGATCGCGCTGGAACAGAGCCGCACTCTCGATCTTCCGCCGGCAGCGCAGCGACGGGGACGAGGCCGCAAAGCGATCAGTCCTGCTTGCGGGTTGCGCCTGTTTCAGCACGGTCGTGTCGCGTTAGCTACGGATCGTCTACAACTCTTGGCTGGCATGCCGGATCACCTCAACTCGAACCGGACCGGCAGTGTGATCCACACGGCGATCGGCCGGCTTCCCTTGGAAGCCATGACCCCGAAGGCGCTGATCATGCCGGTGACGGTACCCAGCAGGCCTAATAGTGGCGAGAGGGTGATGATGGTATCAAGGATCGGCAGGTACTTCCGCAACCGAGGCAGTTCGTCGTGGGCAGCGGCCTCCATGGCCAGCGTAGCGGAAGGGTTTTTGTGGCGGATTCCCGCCGCCAGGACCCGTGCGATCGGAGAAGGGGAAGCCTCACCAAGGCGAAATGCGTCTCCCCAGTTAGCTGCCGCCGCCAGTTCCAGTGCTCGATCGGCATCGGCCGCAGAGCGGACGCGCCACCAGAACCACCCGCGCTCGATGATCACGGCGAGGGAAAGCACGGAGCAGCAGAGCAGGGGGATCATCACCAATCCCCCTTTGACGAGCAAAGCAACCAGCGCAGACATCTTTTCTCCCCTCCTTGATCCGCTTAAGCTTTTCGATCCAGGATCTCCTTAATGAAGATCTGAAGTTTCTTGAGGGCCGCCTTATCATGGCCCGCGATTATCGCCATCACGAGACCGATAACCTCCTGGGCTTCCGGAAATGGTTCGGACGATCCAAGAGGGAATTGGAACAGGTCTTCGATTCTGACCTCCAGGACCGAGGCGACTCGTTGAAGGGTTTTTAAGGTCAGATTGCATCGCCCGGCTTCGATCCGCTGGAGGTATTTGTAGTTGACGCCCATTGCCTCTATCGCCTCCTGGCGAAGACCGCGCACCGACCGAAGGGCTCTGATCCTTTTCCCAAGGGTTACCTGGACATCTGAGAGTGAACGTATGCGACCGATTTGCCTCTTTTTAGCAAGGTTGACAGTTGGTGATATCGGTGCCATATTTTAGTCATTCTCGGCGCTTTCTACGCCGCGACGTTATTCCCTTCATCCCTCGGCCCGTTGGGCCCTGAGGAAAGGAGGACACCATGGACGTTCAGCGGGTGATCGCAGGGCTCAATCGAGTGTTGGCCATCGAATATGCAGCCATGATTCAGTACCTCCAGGACAGCGTCCTGATCCAGGGCCTGGAGCGGGCGTACCTCGCCGACTTCTTCAGGGACCGGGCCAAAGATGAGATGGGACATGCAGAGCGCCTTGGCGACAAGATTGTCGCGTTGGGCGGCATTCCCACCATTGAGCCGGCGCTGATCACGCAATCGCTCGAGGTGGCCGAGATGCTTGGGCAGGGCCTGGCGGCGGAACGTGATGCCCTTGTAGCCCTGAAGGCGCTGTTGCCCGAGGTCCAGGACGATGTTCCCATCCGGGTGCTGATCGAGCAGCTTTGTTACGATACCCAGGGACACATCGAAAGCTTCGAAAAGCTCCTGGCCCAGAAGCGACTTGTCATTGCTACCAAAGAAGTGCGCCTCAAACAGGTTGCCTGATCCAAGACCGCTGCTTCCTCGTCGGAACCCTCAGGGACAGAGCGAGAGGCCCAATCCTTGAGGGTTCCTGTGTGTGCCTTTGGCGATTTTGCATGTCATTTTCAATTGCGGAGCAGACGATTTCACTCGACCTGCGCCCCTCCCCAGAATCGCCCTCAGGGCCCCGATCTGAAGCGTATCGAGCTGGATGCGCCTCTGGATATACCAGCCGATCCCCTCACCGCAGCCTAGCAGTCGAAGCTCTATCTTCGTTTTGCCTTCAGAGGCCAAAAGGACGACCTCAAGTCGTGTCGTTCCGTCCTCATTGAACTGACCGCCGAGGATGAACTCCTTTTCCTGGAAGGCCGTCTCCCTGGGCCCTCCCTCTTTTGCTATCCGGTGTTCTTGCAGCATATGACAACCTCCTTGCCATTTATACATGACGACATAAGTCTCAGACTGTTTGTCATTCCGGGCTTGACCCGGAATCCAGTGCCTTTCTGGTTTCCCGCTTTCGCGGGAATGACGGCTCTTGTTGCGGTTGATGACGCTACATATCGATCGTAAATAGTACCGTGACCCTCTTTACGATCTCATTCTGCCTTTCGGAGATCGTCCCGGTAGGCGTTGGGAACCTTCATGTAAAGCGCACCAAGGACGGAGACGATCAGCGCTGCCATGGTGGTCTGAAGGAGGAGGAAAGCGCCGATCTTGAGGTAGGCGAAGGAGGGGTGCGCAAACCGGATCAACCAACCCGCGGCCTCGTTGGAAATCGCCGACAGGAAGGTCAGGTGTATCAGCCAGATCTTGACCAAAGGCCTGAAGGGTACGAACAGCACGAGGTGGCTCAGCGTCAGGATGAAGATGCCCATGGCCAGGAGATGGAAATGGCTGATCTCGAGCAGGACCTTGTAGCTGCGAGGGGGCATGAACTGCGCCTCTGACCCCCTGTAGTGGGTGACGACGGACTCGTAATCAAGCCCCATCTGATTAAAGAAGAACAATGCGTTGGTAAGCCACAGGCCCGCACTGTAGACGAGAAACCACAGAATGATGGCGCGAAGCAGCCGGTTCTGGGTCCACTCCCCCGTGACGACAAAACGCATTACCGTTCTCCTTTTGCGATCAACACTTGGTAGAGGGCGAGCACCTTGCGGACCGATTCGGCCATGGCCCGGGCGGTCAAGGTCGCCCCGGTGATTCCCGCGATCCTGCCCCCCACCCGGAGATCCGTGGTGAGCCGTGCCTGATCGAACTGCTTAAGCCAGCGTTCCGGCGGGAGGTAGTCCAGAGGCTCATAGAAGGCCAGGATCAGCGTGGACGCCACCCGCCCATCAGGAGTGAGTACAACCATGACGGCCTCGGGAAGAGTGCGGACGGTGTGCGCATCGATCATGGCGTAACCCAGCAGTTTCTCACCCCGCCTTCCCAGATACATTGTCACAAGTTTCGAATCAAGTCGCGTGCGCGCGAGGGTCTCCACCTGCTTCTGCTGGTCCTCCGTCAAAATAAACGTCTTATTCTCAATGCCATCGGCCTCCGGGAAGGCCGCCTTGATGGCCTCGTCCTTGGCATAAAAGACCTTGGCAAGCAGGTTGCCGGGTGATGCGAAGACCAGCGCGATAAGTACCAGGATGGTCAAGACACGCATCTGCCTTCTCCTTGAGCTCGGGGGTGATGGGGGCCTTCGAGGCGCGCTGCTCTGCCGCCTCGTGGCCCCCGTGAACCCCCGTTGCATCATCCGCGCTGGCGCCGGCTAAAAGATGAAGCCAAGGCCGGCAGTAAACTCGTCGGCGATCTCGCCGGCCCTCGGGTCGAGATTGCGATAGTCGAACTTGACCACGATGTTGGGAATCGGTTTGAAGCTAAAACCTGCGTTGAACACCTCAAGCTCCCGCGACCTGTTGGGGGTGAAGCCGGAGGGGACATCGGCCTGGGTATCGAGCCGCTCGTATCGGAAGAATGGAGCCAGCGACATCGTGGTCTCTGGCCATAGCAGCGGCAGGATATCATAACTGGCCTCCGCATAGCCACCCACAATACGCTTGCTGACGGGACCATCGCTCCCCTTGCCCCTGGCCACTAGGTCGGCGCTCAGAGCGGCGGCGTCACTGATGTGCCCCTGCGCGAACAGCGCGCGGAGTTGCAGCCCTCGATACTGATACTGGCCATGGAACTCGTAAAGTGTAAAGGTCGCATCGATCTTTTTCCCTGCGTACGTGTCATCCTGTTCGGTGTCGCCCCAGAAGAATGAGCCTCCCAACTGGACACCCGGGATCGGGCTGTAATCGAGCCGACCCGTCCAGGCCACGTTCTCAAACAGAGCTCGGTTTCCGCTCTGACGGCCTCCTCGGATATTGGCACTGGTAAAGCCTTTGGCGTTGAGGCTGTTTGTAACATAGGTCCGGTACGTCAGCCCCGGCAGAATCGTACCGTGAAGTCCCACCCCCAGCTCCCGCCAGGTGGTCGGAATGATCCGTTGCTCCACCTCCGGACGCTGGTTGCCGAAGTAGAACGGGGGCTCGTGAACCTCGTTCAGAAATCCCATCGGGATCAGGACCAGCCCCGCTCTGAGGTTGGCCTGTTCCTTCCAGAGAAAATCCAGGGTGGCGAACTCGATTTCGACATCCCCACCGCCTGAGCTCGTCGTGGGCTGAACCTTGGCATGCTCGTACTCGATTTCTGTGTTCAGGACGAACCGGTCGGAGAACTTGTACCCGACATAGGTGACGAAACGGACGAGGTCTCCGACATTGCGTTTCTTGGCCGACCCCTTGTTGTCGTCGATGAAGAAGATGGCGTTGGCTTCGCCGTAGCCGCCGATCGAGAGTCCTCTCGGCACCTGGAACACCTTCGATGCCGCCGGACCCAGACCGTAGGCGCTCTTATACTCGACCGTCTCAGGCAGGATGTATCTGCTCTTGATCGCCTCCATCTCCTCAGCGAGAACGCTGGTCTTTCGCTCCTGTTCTTCTCCTCGCTTGGCCTGCTCTCGCAGCGCCTCCGCATCTTTGGCGGCCCGCTCCTTCTCGACCGCCTCGATGTCCCTCATCCTTCGGTCCTGCTCCTGCTTGTCCTGCTTGAGCTGTTCGATTTGGCCCTGAAGCTCCTTCAGTTGCCGCTCCAGAACCTCCAATGGTGGTGGCGCCGCAACCGCCATGATGGGCGAGACGATCCCGACCATCAATGCGGCCGTGAGGCATCGCAACCGCTTCATCCCCTCCTCCTTTTGATTGTGTTGTCACATGTGTGGGTCAGCAGATCATCGTTCAGGCGAGACAGCACAACAGTGTCATCCACATCTCCTTTCCGTGTCGGCAGGCTATCCTTCAAGTTCCGCACCGCGGTCCAGGAGTTCCACCCGGCCACGGAGCCCAGGCGTGATCCACACCGATACCTTCTCCGGATGGCGAGCGACCGGGGTGACCACGATCCCCTCGATCCCCGGCACACGTTGGATGAAGGCCATCGCGCCCGTCCCGTTGACCATGGCGGCAGTGGCCAGACCGTCGGCGCGCATCGCACTGTGGGCAATAACCGTTGCGCTCAGTGCGCCATCTGCCGGCATTCCGGTTCGAGGGTGCAGCAGATGTCCATACTGCCGCCCGCCGATCGTGTTGTAGCGAAAGTAATTTCCGGATGTCGCGACAGCCGCATCCTCAACCAGCACCGAAAGCAACAGCCTCGAAGGCGCAAGAGGATGCCGCAGGCCGATCCTCCAGGCCCCACCGTCCCGGTTGCGGCCGACAACCCGGAGGTCGCCCCCCGCGTCAATCAGCCCGCTGCGTATGCCGTCACGCGCAAATGACTCTGCCGCGACGTCAACGGCATACCCCTTCGCGATCCCACCCAGGTCGATTCCCATACCCGAGCGTTGAAGCCGAACGCTGCGGCTGTTGGGATCAAGCGACAGTCCATCATGTCCTACCAGGCCGAGAGCCGCCTCGGTCTCCTGCGATGACGGAAGCCGATCTTTTTTCGTCGTGCCTCGCCAAAGCTGCACCAACGGGTGGATGGTGACATCAAAGGCCCCGTCGCTCGTCAGCCCTAGGCGCTTCGCCTCTGTCAGTACGGCGAAGGTCTCCTGCCCAACTGCGACAGCGCGTGTGGCAGCCATGCGGTTCACTAGACCGATCTCACTGTCGTGCCGAAAGGTACTCATCAGGCGGTCCACGTTCTCCATCCGCTGGAGACCGGCCTCGATCGCGTTCCTGGCGAACGAGAGGTCGGGGTGATTCGTCTCGATCTCCACGACCGTACCCATAAGCGGCCGGCCGAGGGTAAGCGTGTGCATCTTGGCGTTGCCCCGCGCCGTTCCGGGCGAGAGCAGCCCGATGAGCGTTCCTCCGGCGCTTCCCGCGATCGCCATCAGGAACCGTCTTCGACTGCAATCGAACTGATCAAGAACCGACAGATCGCGTGTACTCACGTTGTGAAAATCTCCTTGCTATTCGGTGACCGTAAACAGCGCCATCATTCCCGCATCGATGTGGTCGTTCACGTGACAGTGATACAGCCAGGTACCCGGAACGTCCGGCGTCATGTCCGCCGTCTTCATACTTCCGGGCAGCAATTCCACCATATCCATGCGCATCCCCATTATCAGCGCGGTCTGACCGTGCCAATGCGGCGTATGCAGATCCACCTCAGTCCCATAGGCCTGCAGATACCAGCGCACCCGTTCGCCCTGCTTCATGGTCAGTCCAGGTAGATTGCCATAGACGTAACCGTTAACCACATGCATGAGGTTACTTTCCCGAAAATCCTCATCCTCCAGTCGCTTCTTCAGCACCCGGCGCGGCTTGCTAGTGAATCGTTCAACGTTCTGCTCTAAATAATGGCTGGCGTTTTCATCAAACACGGTAAAGAGGGTCACGAACTCCCGGTCGATATCCTTGGGCGAGCCATCCGGGTTGGCGCTTCCTTTGCGTGTGATAATGAGCGGCCCGATGAGCCCGGTGTTCGTATCTTTCGGCTCGTCAGTATGAGAGTGGTACATCCAGGCAAGGGAGCTGCCATCCATCGGTCCCGGACCGGCCCGCTCCGGAACGAGCCAGATATAGGTGTGGGTCCCGTCCGGGGGAACGGCGTCGTCGGCCTTATCGGATCCCGAGGTGCCGTCGTTGTACGGCGTCCCCTCAGAGCTTTTCGCGTACAGGACGCCGTGCGGGTGCATGCTGGCGGGAAAGCCGGTCATGTTCTTAAAGACGACCTGAATCGTGTCTCCTACTTCTGCGCGGATAACGGGGCCCATGATGCCCAGGTGTTCCCATCTTGGATCGACAGGCTTCAGCGTCGTGAAGGCGCCGTCCGTAAACTCACGGTAGGCGGCTTTCTGATATACTTTGCCGATCCGCTCTTTGCCGCTGTGAACAAACACATTTTCGGTCTCGCCAAACGCGGCGCCGCTGATCTGGTTGATACCGGTCGGGGCGTAGTCCCAGTCCACATCGACAGCCGCAATAAAGTACATGCGGGTCTGCTGCGCCATGGCGGATGTACACCCGATCAGCATCGTGAGGACGGGTACGAACAACAGCAGGAGACGCCTCAACTCCCAATTCCTGCCTGACCGACAAACAACAAGAGATCGCCGTGAGTCGTGCATAATATTCCTCCTCATTTTGGAATGTGGGTCTGTTTGGTCTATCTGGTCTCTCTCGTCGATTTGGTCCATTTGGTCCATTCGGTCTCTCTGATCCAGACCAAACGACGGAATAGACCAGACAGACAAACGGACATTTTTTGAGAACGGTTCATTGAGCAAAGTCCGCAGGCTTGATCTTGTCCAGCCATGAGGCCGTCTCCGCATCTGCCGGCAGGGGATCCTGCCGGCGCCCGGCATCCTTCGCTTCAACGAGCTTTGCCAGCGTCTCGGTCGCAAACACCGGCACCCGGAGACGAATGGCCAGAGCGAGCGCATCGGCGGTGTGGCACGTCGCCGCCGTATCGAGGGCGCCGGTTTGCATCTTGACGGTGGCCACGACCATATCGCCTCCCGAGGCGTCCAGAATGACCGAGGTAATCCCAATGCCGCCGGGTGAGAGCAGGCCCTCGATAAGCGCATAGAGCGAATTTGCATGACACCGACACGCAGGGCGGTTGCTCTCGATCTGAAGCTCGCTTGCAATGCGGTGTGCCTCTTCGCGTGTTAAGGCGATCCACAGTTTCCATCCGGCTGAGGAGTCCAGGATCAGGGCTGTCTTACACGCCTTCCGGCATCGGTGAAGTCCTTGGATGCTCATCTGCCTTAATGACATTTCCATACCTCCACTTCGCTGTCGCCTTGGAACGACACTAGACTTCCTCCGGTGAGGTTGGTAAAATTAAAAAGCCGGGAAGGCCAGAAGACAAAAGGCCCATAGGGTCAGTTGACACAATGGCCATCCGAGGCAGCAGGCGGCTCCACCGCGCCGGCCGGCAAGCAGGGGGCGGTGGGGTCGCCTTTTCTTGCTTAACGTTCCGCCTTCAGCTATCAGTCCGTCTGATTCACTGCGCTACCCCATTGATATCGAAACAGACCACATGAGTCGGGTTGGCCTTGACGACAACCACCGCCCCCGGCTCAATAATCCTCGTTGAATCCTGGCTGCTATGGATCTTCTGGCCTGACGGCAGACGCACGCAATAAAGGTTGTCGGCGCCGCGGAACTGCCTGGTCAGCACAATCGCCTTGCCCGCCTGATCGGGAATCAGGTCGATATCATCCGGTCGGATCATCACCTCCACCGCCTGCCCTCCCGCAAGCCCTCGCTGGTTCGGCAATATCCCCAGTTCTGTGGTAATTCTATCACCCTGGACGAGGCCGGGGATGAAATCGGCAGAGCCGACGAACTGGGCGACAAAACGGCTGGCCGGGGTATGATAGATCGCCTCCGGATGGTCAAGCTGCTCCAGACGACCGTGGTTTAACACCCCAACCTGATCGGCAATGACAAATGCCTCCTCCTGGTCATGGGTCACGAAGATCGCCGTCGTTCCGGCCTGGCGAAGAATCGAGCGGACATCTTCCCGCATCTGCGCCCGCATGTCGGCGTCCAGGTTGCTGAACGGCTCATCCAACAACACAACCTGCGGGCTGGGGGCCAGCGCGCGCGCCAGCGCAACACGCTGCTGTTGCCCGCCTGACAGCTCGTGGGGATATCGCCCCTCGAGCTTCGCGAGTCCGACCAGATCAAGCGCCTCCGCGATCCGGTTGCGTTGCTGCTCCCCGCTCCACTGGCGCAGGCCGAATGCGACGTTCTCCAGCACCGTGAGGTGCGGGAAGAGCGCATAGCTTTGAAATACCATGCCCACACCCCGCTGTTCCGGCGGTAAAAAGATATTGTCGTGAGCGACCATTCGGCCGCCGATCTCGATCCGGCCGCAGTCAGGGACCTCGAACCCGGCGATCAGGCGGAGCGTCGTGGTCTTCCCGCAGCCGCTGGGTCCCAGCAAGGCCAGAATCTCGCCTTTGTCGACAGAAAAAGAGACCCCATCGACCGCCATCACCGAGCCGCCTCCGTACCGCTTGCTGACGTGCTCGACTCGGATGACCGTCGGGCGCGGTGATAAGCTCTGCGCGACCCTCGCCCTTTTAGGGTGGCCGATCTGTTCCAACTGGATGACCTTCGTTCCTGCCACCGCAATTTCTCCTGTCCTTCTATTCGCTTCGTTATTCAACACGCACATCCGCTCAATCGAGCTGCGATAACGTGGTATCACGTCTGGTGACCAGGAAGAGGGGAACCGCCGTAATGGCGATAAGGATCAGCGAGGTCGCTGCAGCCCCGGCGTAATCGACCTCAATAGAAGCGATCCATATCCTGACCGGCAAGGTGTCGAAACCCGCCGGACGCAGGAGGAGCGTGGCCGCCAGCTCCTTCATCGAAGAGATAAAGACCAGCATCCAACCCGCCGCAATCCCCGGTCGGATCAGGGGGAAGATTACCTCTCGAAGCGCCTGCCAGCCGGATCGACCGAGGCTGCGGGCCGCCTCCTCCAGACTCGAATCAACCTGAACCAGCGCCGCAGTGCTGCCCTGGACCGCCTGCGGTAGAAACCGTAAAAGGTAGCCGAGGATTACCATGGCGGCGGTCCCATAGACCCATGGGAGGTACGCGTTGTAGAGGAGAATCAGGCTCAACCCAAGAACCGTACCCGGGACGGCGTACCCAAGTTGGGTAGCGGATGTAAGAAATATTCCAGCCAAACCCTGTCGGCGCTGAGCAAGGTAGGCGACAAACAGCCCAAGTCCCGATGCCACGGTCGCCGCCACGGTCGCCGTCCAGAGACTGTTCCACAGAAAGCGCTGGCCGGCAATGAGCGTATGCAGGAGGCTCATCGGCGAGCCGGTTTGGTAGAACAGCAGCGCAACCGGCAGAAATACCGAGCCGCCGAGGACGATGTATGTGCAGCAAAGGGCCGGAACTTTCCACCGTCCGAGGGGGTAAATGGTGGGTGGTTTGACGCCGCTACGGCGCTGGACAAAACCGCGGCGGCCCAGGCTTCCCCGCTGGGCCACCAAGACCATGGCCGTAATGAAGACCAGAATTGTGGAGAGGACGGCAGCGCTCCGCTGATCAAAGCGGGTATTGAGCTGATGAAAGATCTCGGTGGTAAAGGTGTTGACCCGAAGCAATGAGACGGCGCCAAAGTCCGAAAGGGCGTAGAGAAAGACCAGCAAGGCTCCAGCTAAAAGGCTGGGGCGCAGCAGCGGGAGCGTCACGCGACGGAAGGCGTCGATCGGCCCAAGGCCTACGGCCCTGGCCGCCTCTTCGAGGGCCGGGTCGGAGCCTCTCAGGGCGCTGCCGGCCATGAGCAGGATGTATGGATAGGTGAACAGGCCAAGCACAAAGATTCCGCCCCACAGACCATAAATGTTTACAACCGGTCCGTCGGCACCCATGGCCTGGGACACCGTATTGACCCAGCCGACCGGACCGAGCAGCGTAATGTACGTGAAGGCGCCGATGTAGGGGGGGATCGCCAGCGGCAGCACGGCTACCGCCAGAAGGATGCGCCGCCCCGGAAGGTTCGTACGGGTGAGGATCCAGGCCGGTGGCAGCCCGAGGATCATAGCCCACAATGTCGCAAGGGCGCCAAGCAGTGTAGTGCGCGCGATCAGCCATAGCATGGAGCTATCGGCCAGGAT of the Candidatus Methylomirabilis lanthanidiphila genome contains:
- a CDS encoding ABC transporter, which produces MAGTKVIQLEQIGHPKRARVAQSLSPRPTVIRVEHVSKRYGGGSVMAVDGVSFSVDKGEILALLGPSGCGKTTTLRLIAGFEVPDCGRIEIGGRMVAHDNIFLPPEQRGVGMVFQSYALFPHLTVLENVAFGLRQWSGEQQRNRIAEALDLVGLAKLEGRYPHELSGGQQQRVALARALAPSPQVVLLDEPFSNLDADMRAQMREDVRSILRQAGTTAIFVTHDQEEAFVIADQVGVLNHGRLEQLDHPEAIYHTPASRFVAQFVGSADFIPGLVQGDRITTELGILPNQRGLAGGQAVEVMIRPDDIDLIPDQAGKAIVLTRQFRGADNLYCVRLPSGQKIHSSQDSTRIIEPGAVVVVKANPTHVVCFDINGVAQ
- a CDS encoding multicopper oxidase; amino-acid sequence: MHDSRRSLVVCRSGRNWELRRLLLLFVPVLTMLIGCTSAMAQQTRMYFIAAVDVDWDYAPTGINQISGAAFGETENVFVHSGKERIGKVYQKAAYREFTDGAFTTLKPVDPRWEHLGIMGPVIRAEVGDTIQVVFKNMTGFPASMHPHGVLYAKSSEGTPYNDGTSGSDKADDAVPPDGTHTYIWLVPERAGPGPMDGSSLAWMYHSHTDEPKDTNTGLIGPLIITRKGSANPDGSPKDIDREFVTLFTVFDENASHYLEQNVERFTSKPRRVLKKRLEDEDFRESNLMHVVNGYVYGNLPGLTMKQGERVRWYLQAYGTEVDLHTPHWHGQTALIMGMRMDMVELLPGSMKTADMTPDVPGTWLYHCHVNDHIDAGMMALFTVTE
- a CDS encoding colicin uptake protein TolQ, translating into MSALVALLVKGGLVMIPLLCCSVLSLAVIIERGWFWWRVRSAADADRALELAAAANWGDAFRLGEASPSPIARVLAAGIRHKNPSATLAMEAAAHDELPRLRKYLPILDTIITLSPLLGLLGTVTGMISAFGVMASKGSRPIAVWITLPVRFELR
- a CDS encoding iron(III) ABC transporter permease protein yields the protein MSSDVRRIELGGLGALWRSRAMGPGRAAAAGTVLIILLTASPLAALLLSVFTGGMKAFSILADSSMLWLIARTTLLGALATLWAMILGLPPAWILTRTNLPGRRILLAVAVLPLAIPPYIGAFTYITLLGPVGWVNTVSQAMGADGPVVNIYGLWGGIFVLGLFTYPYILLMAGSALRGSDPALEEAARAVGLGPIDAFRRVTLPLLRPSLLAGALLVFLYALSDFGAVSLLRVNTFTTEIFHQLNTRFDQRSAAVLSTILVFITAMVLVAQRGSLGRRGFVQRRSGVKPPTIYPLGRWKVPALCCTYIVLGGSVFLPVALLFYQTGSPMSLLHTLIAGQRFLWNSLWTATVAATVASGLGLFVAYLAQRRQGLAGIFLTSATQLGYAVPGTVLGLSLILLYNAYLPWVYGTAAMVILGYLLRFLPQAVQGSTAALVQVDSSLEEAARSLGRSGWQALREVIFPLIRPGIAAGWMLVFISSMKELAATLLLRPAGFDTLPVRIWIASIEVDYAGAAATSLILIAITAVPLFLVTRRDTTLSQLD
- a CDS encoding thiamine biosynthesis lipoprotein TRANSMEMBRANE — its product is MSTRDLSVLDQFDCSRRRFLMAIAGSAGGTLIGLLSPGTARGNAKMHTLTLGRPLMGTVVEIETNHPDLSFARNAIEAGLQRMENVDRLMSTFRHDSEIGLVNRMAATRAVAVGQETFAVLTEAKRLGLTSDGAFDVTIHPLVQLWRGTTKKDRLPSSQETEAALGLVGHDGLSLDPNSRSVRLQRSGMGIDLGGIAKGYAVDVAAESFARDGIRSGLIDAGGDLRVVGRNRDGGAWRIGLRHPLAPSRLLLSVLVEDAAVATSGNYFRYNTIGGRQYGHLLHPRTGMPADGALSATVIAHSAMRADGLATAAMVNGTGAMAFIQRVPGIEGIVVTPVARHPEKVSVWITPGLRGRVELLDRGAELEG
- a CDS encoding bacterioferritin, with amino-acid sequence MDVQRVIAGLNRVLAIEYAAMIQYLQDSVLIQGLERAYLADFFRDRAKDEMGHAERLGDKIVALGGIPTIEPALITQSLEVAEMLGQGLAAERDALVALKALLPEVQDDVPIRVLIEQLCYDTQGHIESFEKLLAQKRLVIATKEVRLKQVA